In one Chryseobacterium camelliae genomic region, the following are encoded:
- a CDS encoding TlpA family protein disulfide reductase, translating into MNKMIGFIILLLGISWFHAQSQSNVPLMKYEELEKKIQAEENKLLVVNFWSTTCAPCVKELPYFMEVNNTYKNDPKFKMVLVSLDRAIDKDRVLKFMKNKNLTAEVILLDDIKRMNTWIPRFEKDWDGNIPVTVFYKNGEKIHFNDGEMSKEELENTIMKHLN; encoded by the coding sequence ATGAATAAGATGATTGGTTTTATTATTTTGCTATTGGGGATTAGTTGGTTTCATGCACAAAGTCAAAGCAATGTGCCTTTGATGAAATATGAGGAACTGGAAAAGAAAATTCAGGCGGAAGAAAATAAATTATTGGTGGTCAACTTCTGGTCAACGACCTGTGCGCCGTGTGTGAAAGAATTGCCTTACTTTATGGAGGTGAACAATACCTATAAAAATGATCCGAAATTTAAGATGGTTTTAGTTTCTTTAGACAGAGCTATAGATAAGGACAGGGTTTTAAAATTTATGAAAAATAAAAATCTCACGGCAGAAGTCATTTTGCTGGACGATATTAAAAGAATGAATACCTGGATTCCTCGCTTTGAAAAAGACTGGGACGGAAATATACCTGTAACGGTCTTTTATAAAAACGGTGAGAAAATACATTTTAATGACGGAGAAATGAGCAAAGAGGAGCTGGAAAATACAATTATGAAACATTTAAACTAA
- a CDS encoding 3'-5' exonuclease yields MIQNIPLEKILFIDIETVPGFDSWENMPETEQMLWDKKTRFQRKDEISAEEFYPERAGIMAEFGKIVCITIGMLEKNDTLKIKSFADHDEKKMLIEFGEIFNSPRLRDVILCAHNGKEFDFPWIARRFLINGMQPPTPFQMFGKKPWEIPHIDTMELWKFGDYKSFVSLELLAHLFGIPTPKDDIDGSMVSSIYYIEKDLQRIVDYCEKDVLTLANIFRRMRQEDLLKRYINLD; encoded by the coding sequence ATGATACAGAACATCCCTCTGGAAAAAATTTTATTTATTGATATTGAAACCGTTCCCGGGTTTGATTCATGGGAAAATATGCCCGAAACCGAACAAATGCTTTGGGATAAAAAAACCAGGTTCCAAAGAAAGGACGAAATTTCTGCTGAAGAATTCTATCCCGAAAGAGCCGGAATTATGGCAGAATTTGGAAAAATCGTCTGCATCACCATCGGAATGCTTGAAAAAAACGACACCCTGAAAATTAAAAGCTTTGCAGACCATGATGAAAAGAAAATGTTGATCGAATTTGGTGAAATTTTTAACAGCCCGAGGCTTCGCGATGTTATCCTTTGCGCTCACAACGGAAAAGAATTTGATTTCCCTTGGATTGCCAGAAGATTCCTGATCAACGGTATGCAGCCTCCCACTCCATTTCAGATGTTTGGGAAAAAACCGTGGGAAATTCCTCACATCGATACGATGGAACTGTGGAAATTCGGAGATTATAAAAGTTTTGTCTCTCTGGAATTATTGGCACATCTTTTCGGAATTCCTACCCCAAAAGACGATATCGACGGCTCAATGGTTTCATCAATTTACTACATAGAAAAAGACTTGCAAAGAATAGTTGACTATTGTGAAAAAGATGTCTTAACTTTGGCAAATATTTTCCGACGTATGCGTCAGGAAGATTTGTTGAAAAGGTATATCAATTTAGATTAA
- a CDS encoding SUF system Fe-S cluster assembly protein, producing MKFTDDQIADIGEEIINVLKTVYDPEIPVDIYELGLVYDVQISDDADVKIIMTLTTPNCPVAETLPQEVKDKVAEVENVKSVDLELTFEPSWNKDMMSEEAKFELGML from the coding sequence ATGAAATTTACAGACGATCAGATTGCTGACATCGGTGAAGAAATTATCAACGTTTTAAAGACTGTATATGATCCTGAAATTCCGGTAGATATCTACGAATTGGGTTTAGTTTATGACGTGCAGATTTCTGATGATGCAGATGTTAAAATCATTATGACACTTACTACTCCGAACTGTCCTGTTGCAGAAACGCTTCCTCAGGAAGTAAAAGACAAAGTAGCGGAAGTAGAAAACGTAAAAAGTGTCGACTTAGAGCTTACTTTCGAGCCAAGCTGGAACAAAGATATGATGAGTGAAGAAGCGAAATTTGAGCTGGGAATGCTTTAA
- a CDS encoding DUF2306 domain-containing protein, with the protein MLSIKRNISSVFKILLIIGFGYFFWLMLKITLEYIPLKTDVSFLMIKQTEVRERQEYLYFFYTHVYTSIFVLLSGFLAIIRKDFGVRSFHKKAGKIYIFLILFLAAPSGIYMGVFANGGIYSKISFVILGSLWWFSTFKAFQLARQKKFKEHKQWMWRSFALTISAITLRMWKVIIVYLFHPNPMDVYQIIAWMGWIPNIILIEYLITKKYI; encoded by the coding sequence ATGCTTTCTATCAAAAGAAATATTTCGAGTGTTTTTAAAATCCTTTTAATCATAGGATTCGGATATTTCTTTTGGTTGATGCTGAAAATAACATTGGAATATATTCCGCTGAAAACCGATGTCAGTTTTTTAATGATTAAACAAACAGAAGTTAGGGAAAGGCAAGAATATCTTTACTTTTTCTATACTCACGTCTACACAAGCATTTTTGTATTGCTGAGTGGTTTTTTAGCTATTATCAGAAAAGATTTCGGTGTCAGAAGCTTTCATAAAAAAGCGGGCAAAATTTATATTTTTTTGATTTTATTTCTCGCTGCACCTTCAGGAATTTATATGGGTGTTTTTGCAAATGGAGGAATCTACTCTAAAATTTCGTTTGTCATTTTGGGAAGTTTATGGTGGTTTTCCACTTTTAAAGCCTTTCAATTAGCCAGACAAAAAAAATTCAAAGAGCATAAGCAATGGATGTGGCGTAGTTTTGCACTGACAATTTCTGCGATTACTCTGAGAATGTGGAAAGTAATTATTGTATATTTATTTCATCCGAACCCGATGGACGTTTACCAAATCATTGCCTGGATGGGATGGATCCCGAATATTATTTTAATTGAATATTTAATCACAAAAAAATATATATGA
- the thiL gene encoding thiamine-phosphate kinase, which translates to MFEDKSQELTPISKLGEFGLIKHLTEHFPLSNESSELGVGDDAAVINPENKKVVLTTDVLAEGVHFNLGYVPLKHLGYKAVVVNLSDIAAMNATPTQILVSLAVSNRFPVEALEELYSGIQAACGRYKVDLIGGDTTSSNAGLVMSITAIGLENEENIVKRSGAQPNDLLVVTGDLGGAYMGLQILEREHAVFLADPNMQPEMEGYDYILERQLKPEARTDVKGILEQLDIKPTSMIDISDGLASEILHLSDQSKVGFRLYEEKVPMDNLTISTADDFNLNPVMAALSGGEDYELLFTISPNDFDKIKNHPDFTIIGHAVEKEDGNFMVARGSNQLVALTAQGWDAFLGSQQDN; encoded by the coding sequence ATGTTTGAAGATAAATCACAGGAATTAACACCGATTTCCAAATTAGGAGAATTCGGGCTGATAAAACACCTGACAGAACATTTTCCTTTATCCAACGAATCTTCAGAGCTGGGAGTGGGAGATGACGCAGCAGTTATTAATCCTGAAAATAAAAAGGTGGTTCTTACAACAGATGTTTTGGCGGAAGGAGTACATTTCAATTTGGGCTATGTTCCATTGAAACATTTGGGTTATAAAGCGGTTGTTGTCAATTTGAGTGATATTGCGGCAATGAACGCAACACCAACACAGATTTTGGTTTCTTTGGCGGTTTCCAATCGTTTTCCGGTAGAAGCTTTAGAAGAGTTGTATTCCGGGATCCAGGCGGCTTGCGGACGATACAAAGTGGATTTGATAGGCGGTGACACTACAAGCTCTAATGCCGGTCTTGTGATGAGCATTACAGCAATCGGACTGGAAAACGAAGAAAATATTGTAAAGAGAAGCGGTGCTCAGCCCAATGATCTGCTTGTAGTAACAGGAGATTTGGGAGGTGCTTATATGGGACTTCAGATTTTGGAAAGAGAACATGCCGTTTTCTTGGCAGATCCGAATATGCAGCCGGAAATGGAAGGCTATGACTATATTCTGGAAAGACAGTTGAAACCGGAAGCAAGAACCGATGTAAAAGGAATTTTAGAGCAATTGGATATTAAGCCAACTTCTATGATCGATATTTCGGATGGTTTGGCTTCGGAAATTCTACACCTCTCAGATCAGTCAAAAGTAGGTTTCAGATTGTATGAAGAGAAAGTTCCGATGGATAATCTTACGATTTCCACAGCAGACGATTTTAATTTAAATCCTGTAATGGCTGCATTAAGCGGAGGTGAAGATTATGAATTGTTGTTCACAATTTCTCCGAATGATTTTGATAAGATTAAAAATCACCCGGATTTCACTATTATTGGTCATGCAGTAGAGAAAGAAGACGGCAATTTTATGGTAGCAAGAGGATCTAACCAGTTGGTTGCTTTAACGGCACAAGGTTGGGATGCTTTTTTAGGAAGTCAACAAGACAATTAA
- a CDS encoding CPCC family cysteine-rich protein codes for MVFLFNINTWIYTLKERGNYFICKVCFWEDDGCIELTEISGPNYITLGEGRNNFLKFGACEEKFVKNVVENPETKFRKGDL; via the coding sequence GTGGTTTTTTTGTTTAATATTAATACATGGATATATACTCTCAAAGAAAGAGGAAATTATTTTATATGTAAAGTTTGCTTTTGGGAAGATGATGGATGTATTGAATTAACAGAAATAAGCGGTCCAAATTATATAACTTTAGGAGAAGGAAGAAATAATTTTTTAAAATTTGGAGCTTGTGAGGAAAAGTTTGTGAAAAATGTTGTGGAGAATCCTGAAACGAAATTTAGGAAAGGAGATTTATAA
- a CDS encoding NAD(P)/FAD-dependent oxidoreductase, translating into MNKTMKRIIIIGGGAAGFFCAANLDETQYKITILEQNSDVLQKVKISGGGRCNVTHACFDPRELVQFYPRGNKELLSVFTKFQPGDTMEWFDNRNISLKIENDNRIFPESNSSQTIINTFLSEIQKKNVEVKTKCSVKEIEKQNEKYVVKTSIGDFEADFVIYTTGSSPKSLKIIENLGHKIIDLVPSLFTFNIKDPLLKDLAGTSFEIAETSIPKLKTEESGPLLITHWGLSGPAILKISAWEAINLAKVKYNFEIEVNFISKDPEDAEEAFQNFKQSNPKKTIGQSKIFEVTNRFWQRVLEVSNIDLNKQVAQISGKEMQKIIENVCKKKFNVTGKSTFKDEFVTAGGVDLKEINFKNMSSKILPNFYIAGEVLNIDAVTGGFNFQACWSEAWLIAHDLNFK; encoded by the coding sequence ATTAATAAAACTATGAAACGAATTATCATTATCGGAGGCGGTGCGGCAGGATTTTTCTGTGCAGCAAATCTTGACGAAACCCAATATAAAATTACCATTCTCGAACAGAATTCAGATGTCCTTCAGAAAGTTAAAATTTCGGGTGGAGGTCGTTGCAATGTGACGCATGCGTGCTTTGATCCGAGAGAACTGGTTCAGTTTTATCCCCGCGGAAACAAGGAATTATTAAGTGTTTTCACCAAATTTCAACCGGGAGACACAATGGAATGGTTTGATAACCGAAATATTTCGTTGAAAATAGAAAATGACAACAGAATTTTCCCGGAAAGCAACTCTTCACAAACGATCATCAATACATTTTTGAGTGAAATCCAGAAAAAGAATGTTGAAGTAAAGACCAAATGTTCCGTCAAAGAAATTGAAAAGCAGAATGAAAAGTACGTCGTTAAAACCAGCATAGGTGATTTTGAAGCGGATTTTGTCATTTACACTACGGGAAGCTCACCAAAATCATTGAAAATTATTGAAAATTTAGGCCATAAAATTATTGATCTGGTTCCGTCACTTTTTACTTTTAATATTAAAGATCCTTTATTAAAAGATCTGGCCGGAACCAGTTTTGAAATAGCAGAAACATCCATTCCTAAATTAAAAACTGAAGAAAGCGGACCGTTGCTGATTACACATTGGGGACTTTCAGGTCCTGCAATTTTGAAAATATCGGCTTGGGAAGCGATTAATTTGGCCAAAGTGAAGTATAATTTTGAGATTGAGGTCAATTTTATTTCTAAAGATCCGGAGGATGCTGAAGAAGCATTTCAGAATTTCAAACAATCGAATCCGAAAAAAACGATTGGTCAGTCTAAAATTTTTGAAGTAACCAACAGGTTTTGGCAGAGAGTTCTTGAGGTTTCTAATATCGATTTAAATAAACAGGTTGCCCAAATTTCAGGAAAAGAAATGCAGAAAATCATTGAAAATGTATGCAAAAAGAAATTCAATGTAACCGGAAAATCGACCTTTAAAGATGAATTTGTAACGGCTGGAGGTGTAGATTTAAAGGAAATCAATTTTAAAAACATGTCTTCGAAAATTTTACCTAATTTTTACATTGCCGGAGAAGTTTTGAATATTGATGCAGTGACGGGAGGATTTAATTTTCAGGCGTGCTGGAGTGAAGCGTGGCTGATTGCTCACGATTTGAATTTTAAGTAA
- the pepT gene encoding peptidase T, translating into MSAIEFNQVWKEKLLNRFLNYVKIYSTSDAESETTPSTERQWDIAKYITEELKTIGLEEVSIDDNGYIMGYVPSNLENDNQPTIGFISHYDTSPDFNGENVKPQVWENYDGNDLVLNQTTGFTLSSSKFESLKKYIGQTLITTDGTTLLGADDKAGCAEIVTAAEYLMAHPEIKHGRIAVGFTPDEEIGRGAHKFDVAKFGAEFAYTMDGGEVGELEYENFNAAGAVVKIHGLSVHPGYAYGKMVNAALLASEFAQMLPANETPATTKGFDGFYHLMDLNADISEAKLQYIIRDHDADKFEARKKFMEEKVAEFNQKHGEGTAEVEIKEQYRNMKQQFEGKMHIIDLAAAAMKEAGIEPKIKAIRGGTDGAQLSYMGLPCPNIFAGGINFHGPYEYVALESMQKAMEVIVNIVKA; encoded by the coding sequence ATGAGTGCAATAGAATTCAACCAGGTGTGGAAAGAAAAGTTACTGAACCGTTTTCTTAATTATGTAAAAATATACTCAACAAGTGACGCAGAAAGCGAAACAACCCCTTCTACGGAAAGACAGTGGGATATTGCAAAATACATTACTGAAGAGCTGAAAACGATCGGTCTTGAAGAGGTATCGATTGATGATAACGGTTATATTATGGGATATGTTCCTTCAAATCTTGAAAATGATAACCAGCCGACCATTGGATTTATTTCACATTATGATACTTCACCTGATTTCAACGGAGAAAATGTAAAACCCCAGGTTTGGGAGAATTATGACGGTAATGATTTGGTATTAAACCAGACAACCGGATTTACTTTATCTTCTTCAAAATTTGAAAGTTTAAAAAAATATATCGGTCAGACTTTGATTACGACTGACGGAACAACTCTTCTTGGTGCCGATGATAAAGCAGGTTGTGCAGAAATCGTTACTGCTGCTGAGTATTTAATGGCTCATCCTGAAATCAAGCACGGAAGAATTGCTGTAGGATTTACTCCTGACGAAGAAATCGGAAGAGGAGCGCATAAATTCGACGTGGCTAAGTTCGGAGCTGAATTCGCTTACACAATGGACGGTGGAGAAGTTGGAGAACTGGAATATGAAAACTTCAACGCAGCCGGAGCTGTGGTAAAAATCCACGGACTGAGTGTTCATCCAGGTTATGCATACGGAAAAATGGTAAACGCAGCTTTATTAGCTTCTGAGTTTGCGCAAATGCTTCCGGCTAACGAAACTCCGGCTACCACGAAAGGTTTTGACGGGTTCTATCATTTAATGGATCTAAATGCTGATATTTCTGAGGCTAAACTTCAATATATCATCCGTGATCACGATGCAGATAAGTTCGAAGCAAGAAAGAAATTCATGGAAGAGAAAGTCGCTGAATTTAATCAAAAACATGGTGAAGGAACCGCTGAAGTTGAGATTAAAGAGCAATACAGAAACATGAAGCAGCAGTTTGAAGGAAAAATGCACATTATTGATTTGGCAGCAGCAGCAATGAAAGAGGCAGGAATCGAACCTAAAATCAAAGCCATCAGAGGAGGAACAGACGGCGCACAATTGTCTTATATGGGATTGCCTTGTCCGAATATTTTCGCAGGAGGAATCAATTTCCACGGACCTTACGAATATGTAGCGTTGGAAAGTATGCAAAAAGCAATGGAAGTGATCGTGAATATTGTGAAAGCGTAA
- a CDS encoding acyl-CoA thioesterase — MIFYHKFEVRWSDLDANKHLANSSYVQYCAQTRMAFMKLEKMGVTQMSRWGIGPVIMHERFSFFKEIFADQTVIVSLEVDACAEDCSIYRFVHKFYTPEGEHCATSEATGVWIDTMLRKMTTPPDDVVEAINKYKSPNTIVLTREDFKKLPFRPENIDPSAFN, encoded by the coding sequence ATGATTTTTTACCATAAATTCGAAGTGCGTTGGAGCGATCTTGATGCCAACAAACATTTAGCCAATTCATCTTATGTTCAATATTGCGCTCAAACCAGAATGGCTTTTATGAAGCTTGAAAAGATGGGAGTTACACAAATGAGCCGTTGGGGAATAGGTCCGGTTATTATGCATGAAAGATTTTCTTTTTTTAAGGAAATATTTGCAGACCAGACCGTTATTGTGAGCCTGGAAGTTGATGCTTGTGCAGAAGACTGTTCTATTTACCGTTTTGTACACAAGTTTTATACTCCTGAAGGAGAACATTGTGCAACTTCTGAAGCAACAGGTGTTTGGATAGATACCATGTTGAGAAAAATGACAACTCCTCCGGATGATGTGGTAGAAGCGATCAATAAATATAAAAGTCCGAATACAATAGTTTTGACGAGAGAAGATTTTAAAAAATTGCCTTTCCGTCCTGAAAATATTGATCCGTCGGCTTTCAACTAA
- a CDS encoding thioredoxin family protein, translating into MKNLKILIMALVVGLGLLSFTTTNHDKNEPRKENKSLVKGYEVGDEATDFKLKNIDGKMVSLADFKAAKGFIVIFTCNHCPYAKKYEDRIIALDKKYKSQGYPVIAINPNDPSVQPEDGYAQMVERAKQKGFTFPYLVDEGQKIFPQYGATKTPHVFLLQKEGGKNIVKYIGAIDNNYENPNDVSEYYVQDAVNALIKNEPIKMTKTVAIGCTVKVKK; encoded by the coding sequence ATGAAAAATTTAAAAATCTTAATAATGGCTTTAGTTGTAGGGTTAGGACTCCTGAGTTTTACCACAACGAATCATGATAAAAATGAACCTAGAAAAGAAAACAAATCTTTGGTGAAAGGATACGAAGTGGGAGATGAAGCCACAGATTTTAAACTGAAAAATATTGACGGCAAAATGGTTTCTTTGGCAGATTTCAAAGCTGCGAAAGGTTTTATCGTTATTTTTACCTGTAATCATTGTCCTTATGCAAAAAAATATGAAGACAGAATTATTGCATTAGATAAAAAATACAAATCTCAAGGATATCCTGTAATCGCCATTAATCCGAACGACCCATCCGTTCAGCCTGAAGACGGATACGCGCAGATGGTTGAAAGAGCAAAGCAGAAAGGCTTTACTTTTCCGTATTTAGTGGATGAAGGGCAGAAGATTTTTCCTCAATACGGAGCCACAAAAACACCTCATGTTTTTCTACTGCAGAAAGAAGGCGGCAAAAATATTGTGAAATACATTGGTGCCATTGATAACAATTACGAAAACCCGAATGACGTTTCAGAATATTACGTTCAGGATGCGGTAAATGCTTTAATTAAAAATGAACCGATAAAAATGACAAAAACTGTAGCTATCGGGTGTACAGTGAAAGTAAAGAAATAA
- a CDS encoding hydroxymethylglutaryl-CoA lyase — MFLTECPRDAMQGWGEFIPTDKKIDYINSLMDVGFDVLDCLSFVSPKAIPQMADSDEVAENIDKSRSNTKVSAIVANYRGAEKALKHQSVDIIGFPFSISETFQHRNTNKNQEEAFEEIIKMLELVKSENRQLNIYFSMAFGNPYGEMWKWEDVDFWAQRFSEIGVKDILLSDTTGVATPETISLLFEKIPSKYPEINFGGHFHNRYEDSYSKLKAAYDKGCTRFDSAIKGIGGCPMAKDDLVGNMPTEQVINFMSVEKVYHKLNLLNFESSYNKAKDIFHF, encoded by the coding sequence ATGTTTCTTACTGAATGTCCGCGTGATGCAATGCAGGGTTGGGGAGAATTTATCCCTACCGATAAAAAAATAGATTATATCAACTCTTTAATGGATGTTGGTTTCGATGTATTGGATTGTCTGAGCTTTGTATCTCCAAAAGCGATTCCTCAAATGGCTGACTCCGATGAGGTTGCTGAAAATATCGATAAATCCCGTTCCAACACAAAAGTTTCTGCCATTGTAGCCAATTACAGAGGTGCTGAAAAAGCTTTAAAACATCAGTCGGTGGATATTATCGGGTTTCCGTTTTCTATTTCTGAGACTTTTCAGCATAGAAATACGAATAAAAATCAGGAGGAAGCTTTTGAAGAAATTATCAAAATGCTTGAACTGGTAAAAAGTGAGAACAGACAATTAAATATTTATTTCTCAATGGCTTTTGGAAATCCTTACGGAGAAATGTGGAAATGGGAAGATGTTGATTTCTGGGCACAACGATTTTCAGAAATTGGAGTAAAAGATATTTTACTTTCCGATACAACGGGAGTTGCAACACCGGAAACGATCTCTCTTTTATTCGAAAAAATACCGTCTAAATATCCTGAAATTAACTTTGGAGGGCATTTTCACAACCGATATGAAGATTCTTATTCAAAATTAAAAGCGGCTTATGATAAAGGCTGTACAAGATTTGACAGTGCGATCAAAGGAATCGGAGGCTGTCCTATGGCGAAAGATGATTTGGTGGGGAATATGCCTACCGAACAGGTCATCAACTTTATGAGCGTAGAAAAAGTATATCATAAACTGAATTTGCTAAACTTCGAAAGCTCTTATAATAAGGCGAAGGATATTTTTCATTTTTAA
- a CDS encoding sulfurtransferase: MSPIISPSELKNLPTESLVILDARVGKDVYQNYLHKHIKGARYIDLDKDLAEIGEDAAFGGRHPLPAIGKFAETLSNLGIPEDAHVVVYDDKNGSNAAARAWWMLKSFGFENVQVLDGGFQNAEKEGLELSSGEEVFEKAGLIKKESWDLPTSTLEVVENELANRSSTVIDVRDAYRYKGESEPIDLVAGHIPGAMNIPFSENLDENGNFLNPEILKEKYSKLLEDKPENLIIHCGSGVTACHTILALNYAGLKIPNLYVGSWSEWSRREGKEIAKEV; encoded by the coding sequence ATGTCACCAATAATCTCTCCTTCTGAATTAAAAAATCTTCCAACTGAAAGCCTTGTTATTCTTGATGCAAGAGTAGGGAAAGACGTTTATCAAAACTATCTGCACAAACACATCAAAGGAGCGAGGTACATCGATTTGGACAAAGATTTGGCAGAGATTGGGGAGGATGCGGCTTTCGGTGGAAGACATCCGCTTCCGGCTATTGGAAAATTTGCAGAAACACTTTCTAATCTTGGAATTCCGGAAGATGCTCATGTTGTTGTTTATGATGATAAAAATGGTTCAAATGCTGCTGCAAGAGCTTGGTGGATGCTGAAATCTTTTGGATTTGAAAATGTTCAGGTTTTGGACGGAGGGTTCCAAAATGCGGAAAAAGAAGGATTAGAGTTGTCTTCAGGCGAAGAAGTTTTTGAAAAAGCAGGATTAATCAAAAAAGAGAGCTGGGATCTTCCTACTTCGACGTTGGAAGTTGTTGAAAATGAATTGGCAAACCGTTCTTCTACGGTAATTGATGTAAGAGATGCTTATCGTTACAAAGGAGAATCTGAACCGATCGACCTGGTTGCCGGTCATATTCCGGGAGCGATGAATATTCCTTTTTCTGAAAATCTTGATGAAAACGGAAATTTCCTGAACCCCGAGATTTTAAAGGAAAAATATTCAAAATTGTTGGAAGATAAACCTGAAAACTTAATCATTCATTGTGGTTCCGGAGTAACGGCTTGTCATACCATTCTGGCTTTGAATTATGCAGGTCTTAAAATCCCGAATTTATATGTAGGTTCGTGGAGCGAATGGAGCAGAAGAGAAGGAAAAGAGATTGCAAAAGAAGTTTAA
- a CDS encoding DUF2809 domain-containing protein yields MKLEFSLKYLLLSIAIFLVEVLIATRLKDIFFVRAYLGDVIVVMLIYTLIKSFFKTDHNEKLILGILFFSFLVEFTQYFSIAEKLGFREGSLMYIIIGNSFSWIDILCYAAGCMMMFFLIKIKDFSFYGTR; encoded by the coding sequence ATGAAATTAGAATTCAGTTTAAAATATTTACTTCTTTCAATTGCCATCTTCCTGGTTGAGGTGCTCATAGCGACCCGGTTAAAAGATATCTTTTTTGTGAGAGCCTACCTCGGAGATGTTATTGTTGTAATGCTGATCTATACACTAATCAAAAGTTTTTTCAAAACTGATCATAATGAAAAACTGATTTTAGGAATTCTGTTTTTTTCTTTCTTGGTGGAATTTACTCAATACTTTAGTATTGCAGAAAAACTAGGCTTCCGGGAAGGAAGCCTTATGTATATTATTATCGGAAATTCGTTTTCCTGGATCGATATCTTGTGTTATGCGGCCGGCTGCATGATGATGTTCTTTTTAATAAAAATTAAAGACTTTTCATTTTATGGAACAAGATAA
- a CDS encoding YARHG domain-containing protein, with the protein MKILKLTLISLFAISLVSCKKEAKTTNTQKDSLTFKKDSVVAPEIHKEYYGIYMGDFAGKGTMVSEDGEEYEGTDYKKISLKINRITKDSVYGQSIVNGNQRPFRGVFNDETKSFVLDEPGNDKTDGRFEVKLNNDSLTGNWNAFNKSAVKASSKTLKLIKKEFVYSPNFMLDENSELIDWENPKDFVEKYTDEETGKTETYTTSKNRVASDAVFKLNASKQKLTEKDLKNLRKLDMEIIKNSVFARHGYAFKKQTYRNFFEQTDWYIPVSNNVDAQLSKMEKDNVALLNRFIKYAEDKYDQFGR; encoded by the coding sequence ATGAAAATTTTAAAATTAACTTTGATTTCCTTGTTTGCCATAAGCTTGGTAAGCTGTAAAAAAGAGGCTAAAACAACAAATACCCAAAAGGACAGCCTTACTTTCAAGAAAGATTCTGTAGTCGCTCCTGAGATTCATAAAGAATATTATGGAATTTATATGGGTGATTTTGCGGGGAAAGGAACAATGGTTTCTGAAGATGGTGAAGAATATGAAGGTACCGATTATAAAAAGATCTCTTTGAAAATTAACCGAATTACGAAGGACAGCGTATACGGACAAAGTATTGTCAATGGAAATCAGCGTCCTTTCCGGGGAGTTTTTAACGACGAAACGAAATCGTTTGTTTTGGATGAGCCGGGAAATGATAAAACCGACGGAAGGTTTGAAGTGAAACTAAACAATGACAGCCTTACCGGAAACTGGAATGCTTTCAACAAATCTGCGGTAAAAGCATCCTCAAAAACGTTGAAACTGATCAAAAAAGAGTTTGTTTATAGTCCCAACTTTATGCTGGACGAAAACTCGGAGCTAATCGATTGGGAAAACCCGAAAGATTTTGTCGAAAAATATACTGATGAAGAAACCGGAAAGACGGAAACTTATACAACTTCTAAAAACAGAGTTGCTTCCGATGCGGTTTTTAAATTGAATGCTTCAAAACAAAAACTAACCGAAAAAGATCTTAAAAACCTTCGAAAACTGGATATGGAAATCATAAAAAATTCGGTTTTCGCAAGACACGGATATGCGTTTAAAAAACAGACGTACAGGAACTTTTTTGAGCAGACAGATTGGTATATTCCGGTGTCAAACAATGTAGATGCTCAGCTTTCAAAAATGGAAAAAGATAATGTGGCTTTACTCAACCGTTTTATAAAATATGCGGAAGATAAATATGATCAGTTTGGAAGATAA